A window of the Phaseolus vulgaris cultivar G19833 chromosome 5, P. vulgaris v2.0, whole genome shotgun sequence genome harbors these coding sequences:
- the LOC137834710 gene encoding TMV resistance protein N-like isoform X2: MPLLHIEPGEDIRVIGIHGLGGIGKTTIAGAIYNLIADQFEATSFLADIRESSNQRQGLVQLQESLLFDTVGDKNIKLGSIYKGIPIIKKRLCCKKVLLVIDDVDKLEQLQALAGGRDWFGFGSVIIITTRDKHLLAAHQVDKTYEVKKLNHGEAFELFTWSAFKRKAPDAGYLEICNRVVLYAEGLPLALKVMGSTLFGKTVAEWKSALGKYEKIPSREVQNVLRVTYDNLEENEKEIFLDVACFFKGETVEYVEKTLQACGFYPTFGISVLIDRSLVSIDEYNRLRMHDLIQDMGREIVREVSPIEPGKRSRLWHHEDVFEVLTENTGTYRIQGMMVDLPDDYMVHLKDDSFKKMKNLQILIVRNGHFFGSPQHLPNNLRLLDWMKYPSSLPSTFQPKKLVVLNLSGSRFTMQEPFKYLDSLTSMDLSSCELLTKLPEISRVPNLTELNLDYCTNLEELHESVGFLEKLVEFRAYGCTKLKVFPSAIRLTSLRSLILNWCSSLQNFPAILGKMDNLMSLSIEGTGIKELPPSIGNLSGLQEFSMTSCLNLKELPHNFDMLQSLTNLDMDGCPQLRNFLTKLTNMGEPTLTFGNIQSLNLENCGLVDEDLPIIFNSFPKLASVVLSENNFVSLPSCIQECPCLELLHLDNCKKLQEIPAFPPNMQYINARNCTSLTAESSNLLLNKETFEGWELQVMVPGTRVPAWFDHVTKGEYMTFWVREKFPVIIICFALEVESEMKKTFNCEIRFYINGEEVYELEIPRGFSDMVTDHVWLYDLRTHSSIHWPSLDLYLMDGWNQVEISCEKISGASNVSVSWCGVHVCKQEANMEDILLTDPDADLDSESEKSIRSTQDSQYCRRVDDNCYIFNNLEGCETPDIAACHTGTDQNQDKNLLHEKTLNGVTKDSMLSLPHEDIGGVKASGSNMLVSDHLVKAQPQSQVTSFTQTPQNSNRSTMVLPTTVEFLENQTSLLTIDDGDMEAFYAVLDDEISVVSLNNDFIVVSELANKRPSEETKKALKTLQDCVTKQFSALLGPDEYSTMKDTLEYLTNLPAEDGISVEIRSLIIQVSRQFTDWSRDYTCESKKMESTTAKLLKADELEKCLEANKIHFKEVVCMENELCNELAYLEERKRELEEQINGVKANISASQAAKNMATQRKREVFGEAKILKAQRDELREQVPHLRDEHELAMKIQSNIRDEWSKLGEKFNYGLRHGKIDEY; this comes from the exons ATGCCCCTTTTGCATATTGAACCAGGTGAAGATATTCGTGTCATTGGAATCCATGGACTTGGAGGCATAGGTAAGACAACAATTGCAGGGGCGATATACAACTTGATTGCTGACCAGTTTGAAGCTACAAGTTTCCTTGCTGACATAAGAGAAAGTTCAAATCAAAGACAAGGCTTAGTGCAACTTCAAGAATCACTTCTTTTTGATACAGTTGGGGACAAGAACATCAAGCTGGGAAGCATTTACAAAGGAATCCCTATTATCAAGAAAAGGCTTTGTTGCAAAAAAGTACTTTTGGTTATTGATGATGTTGACAAGTTGGAGCAGCTTCAAGCACTGGCAGGAGGACGCGATTGGTTTGGTTTTGGAAGTGTGATCATTATAACAACAAGGGATAAGCACTTGCTGGCTGCTCATCAGGTTGACAAAACctatgaagtaaagaaactaaACCATGGTGAAGCTTTTGAACTGTTCACTTGGAGTGCCTTCAAAAGGAAGGCACCTGATGCAGGCTATTTGGAGATTTGTAACCGTGTGGTTCTCTATGCTGAGGGGCTTCCATTGGCTTTGAAAGTAATGGGGTCTACTTTGTTTGGTAAAACAGTGGCAGAGTGGAAATCTGCTCTGGGAAAATATGAAAAGATTCCCAGCAGAGAGGTTCAGAATGTACTAAGAGTAACCTATGATAATCTAGAAGAGAATGAGAAGGAAATTTTCCTTGATGTAGCTTGCTTCTTCAAGGGGGAGACAGTGGAGTATGTAGAGAAGACACTGCAAGCTTGTGGTTTTTATCCAACATTTGGCATCAGTGTACTTATTGATAGATCTCTTGTTAGTATTGATGAATATAACAGATTGAGAATGCATGATCTGATACAAGACATGGGTAGGGAAATCGTTAGAGAAGTTTCACCAATAGAGCCTGGAAAAAGGAGTAGATTGTGGCATCATGAAGATGTTTTTGAAGTACTCACTGAAAATACT GGGACTTATAGAATTCAAGGCATGATGGTGGACCTCCCTGATGACTATATGGTACACTTGAAAGATGATTCCTTCAAGAAGATGAAAAATCTTCAGATTCTTATAGTTAGAAATGGACACTTTTTTGGAAGCCCCCAACATCTTCCAAACAACTTAAGGTTGCTGGATTGGATGAAATATCCTTCATCTTTGCCATCTACTTTTCAACCAAAGAAACTTGTTGTGCTCAACTTGTCAGGAAGTCGTTTTACAATGCAAGAGCCATTCAAG TATTTGGATTCCTTGACTTCTATGGACTTGAGTTCCTGTGAATTGTTGACAAAACTACCTGAAATTTCAAGAGTCCCTAATTTGACAGAACTAAATCTTGACTATTGTACAAATttagaagaacttcatgaatcTGTTGGATTCCTTGAGAAACTTGTTGAGTTCAGGGCTTATGGATGCACTAAGCTTAAGGTTTTTCCAAGTGCCATCAGGTTGACATCATTGAGAAGTCTTATCCTTAATTGGTGCTCAAGCCTTCAAAATTTTCCTGCTATTTTGGGGAAAATGGATAACCTCATGTCCCTTTCTATAGAAGGCACTGGTATAAAAGAGTTGCCTCCTTCCATTGGAAACCTTTCTGGTCTTCAAGAATTTAGCATGACATCTTGCTTAAACCTCAAGGAACTTCCTCACAACTTTGATATGCTTCAAAGTCTTACAAACCTTGATATGGATGGCTGTCCACAACTTAGAAACTTTTTGACAAAGTTGACAAATATGGGAGAACCTACCCTTACCTTTGGTAACATTCAGTCACTGAATCTAGAAAACTGTGGCCTTGTAGATGAAGATCTTCCCATAATTTTCAATAGTTTCCCAAAATTAGCATCAGTAGTACTCtcagaaaataattttgtatctCTTCCAAGCTGCATCCAAGAATGTCCTTGCTTGGAATTACTTCACTTGGACAACTGTAAGAAACTCCAAGAAATTCCAGCATTTCCTCCTAACATGCAATACATTAATGCAAGAAATTGCACATCATTGACTGCAGAGTCATCCAATTTATTATTGAACAAG GAAACTTTTGAGGGATGGGAGTTACAGGTTATGGTGCCTGGAACAAGGGTTCCAGCATGGTTTGACCATGTCACCAAAGGAGAATATATGACATTTTGGGTGCGAGAAAAGTTTCCAGTTATTATCATATGCTTTGCTCTTGAGGTTGAGAGTGAGATGAAGAAGACTTTTAACTGTGAAATTCGATTTTATATAAATGGTGAGGAAGTTTATGAATTGGAAATTCCAAGAGGCTTTTCAGATATGGTGACAGATCATGTGTGGCTCTATGACTTGAGAACTCATTCATCCATCCACTGGCCTAGTCTTGATTTATATCTGATGGATGGCTGGAATCAGGTTGAGATTTCATGTGAGAAGATAAGTGGAGCATCAAATGTGAGTGTGAGTTGGTGTGGAGTTCATGTGTGTAAGCAAGAAGCTAACATGGAGGACATACTACTTACAGATCCTGATGCAGATTTAGATTCAGAGAGTGAAAAAAGCATCAGGTCAACACAAGATTCCCAATATTGCAGAAGAGTAGATGATAACTGCTACATTTTCAATAACTTGGAGGGTTGTGAGACACCTGATATAGCTGCATGCCACACTGGAACTGATCAGAACCAAGATAAGaatttattgcatgaaaagacaTTGAATGGTGTTACCAAAGATTCAATGTTATCATTGCCTCATGAAGATATTGGTGGTGTCAAGG CTTCTGGATCAAACATGCTAGTTTCTGATCATCTAGTGAAAGCTCAACCACAATCCCAAGTCACAAGCTTTACACAGACACCTCAAAACAGTAACAGATCCACCATGGTGCTGCCAACAACAGTTGAGTTCTTGGAAAATCAAACCAGCTTGTTGACTATAGATGATGGAGACATGGAGGCATTTTATGCTGTTCTGGATGATGAGATCTCTGTGGTGTCACTTAACAATGACTTCATAGTGGTTTCTGAATTGGCCAACAAAAGGCCAAGTGAAGAGACAAAGAAAGCATTGAAGACACTTCAAGACTGTGTCACCAAACAGTTTTCTGCTCTGTTGGGCCCTGATGAATACAGTACAATGAAAGATACCTTAGAGTACCTCACAAATTTACCAGCAGAAGATGGAATATCAGTGGAAATAAGATCATTGATAATACAAGTTTCAAGACAGTTCACTGATTGGAGTAGGGATTACACATGTGAGAGCAAGAAAATGGAGTCCACCACAGCAAAGTTGTTGAAAGCTGATGAACTAGAAAAGTGTCTTGAAGCTAACAAGATACACTTCAAGGAAGTGGTGTGCATGGAAAATGAGTTGTGCAATGAGTTGGCCTATTTGGAAGAAAGAAAGAGGGAGCTAGAAGAGCAAATAAATGGTG
- the LOC137834710 gene encoding TMV resistance protein N-like isoform X1: MAIMLSEGASSSSAFERGWTYDVFLSFRGEDTRRSFTGFLYHGLRQSGINVFIDDDKLRRGEELSLALLAAIEESRIAIIVFSQNYASSTWCLDELAKILECYKTRGQLVWPVFFHVDPSEVRHQRGSFGTAMAKHEVRFKGNVEKMQKWKRALFEAANFSGWTLENGYEFQLIQEIIKEASEKLNHTILHIAEYPVGIETRISEVMPLLHIEPGEDIRVIGIHGLGGIGKTTIAGAIYNLIADQFEATSFLADIRESSNQRQGLVQLQESLLFDTVGDKNIKLGSIYKGIPIIKKRLCCKKVLLVIDDVDKLEQLQALAGGRDWFGFGSVIIITTRDKHLLAAHQVDKTYEVKKLNHGEAFELFTWSAFKRKAPDAGYLEICNRVVLYAEGLPLALKVMGSTLFGKTVAEWKSALGKYEKIPSREVQNVLRVTYDNLEENEKEIFLDVACFFKGETVEYVEKTLQACGFYPTFGISVLIDRSLVSIDEYNRLRMHDLIQDMGREIVREVSPIEPGKRSRLWHHEDVFEVLTENTGTYRIQGMMVDLPDDYMVHLKDDSFKKMKNLQILIVRNGHFFGSPQHLPNNLRLLDWMKYPSSLPSTFQPKKLVVLNLSGSRFTMQEPFKYLDSLTSMDLSSCELLTKLPEISRVPNLTELNLDYCTNLEELHESVGFLEKLVEFRAYGCTKLKVFPSAIRLTSLRSLILNWCSSLQNFPAILGKMDNLMSLSIEGTGIKELPPSIGNLSGLQEFSMTSCLNLKELPHNFDMLQSLTNLDMDGCPQLRNFLTKLTNMGEPTLTFGNIQSLNLENCGLVDEDLPIIFNSFPKLASVVLSENNFVSLPSCIQECPCLELLHLDNCKKLQEIPAFPPNMQYINARNCTSLTAESSNLLLNKETFEGWELQVMVPGTRVPAWFDHVTKGEYMTFWVREKFPVIIICFALEVESEMKKTFNCEIRFYINGEEVYELEIPRGFSDMVTDHVWLYDLRTHSSIHWPSLDLYLMDGWNQVEISCEKISGASNVSVSWCGVHVCKQEANMEDILLTDPDADLDSESEKSIRSTQDSQYCRRVDDNCYIFNNLEGCETPDIAACHTGTDQNQDKNLLHEKTLNGVTKDSMLSLPHEDIGGVKASGSNMLVSDHLVKAQPQSQVTSFTQTPQNSNRSTMVLPTTVEFLENQTSLLTIDDGDMEAFYAVLDDEISVVSLNNDFIVVSELANKRPSEETKKALKTLQDCVTKQFSALLGPDEYSTMKDTLEYLTNLPAEDGISVEIRSLIIQVSRQFTDWSRDYTCESKKMESTTAKLLKADELEKCLEANKIHFKEVVCMENELCNELAYLEERKRELEEQINGVKANISASQAAKNMATQRKREVFGEAKILKAQRDELREQVPHLRDEHELAMKIQSNIRDEWSKLGEKFNYGLRHGKIDEY, encoded by the exons ACTTATgatgtgttcttgagtttcagAGGTGAAGATACAAGGAGAAGCTTTACAGGCTTTCTATATCATGGTTTGCGCCAAAGTGGTATCAATGTTTTCATTGATGATGATAAGCTTAGGAGAGGGGAAGAGTTATCCCTTGCTCTTCTTGCAGCCATTGAAGAGTCTAGGATTGCTATCATTGTGTTCTCTCAAAACTATGCATCCTCCACATGGTGTCTTGATGAGCTTGCAAAGATCCTTGAGTGTTACAAAACAAGAGGCCAACTTGTGTGGCCAGTTTTCTTTCATGTGGACCCTTCTGAGGTGCGCCATCAGAGAGGAAGTTTTGGAACAGCAATGGCCAAGCATGAAGTCAGATTCAAGGGTAATGTGGAAAAGATGCAAAAGTGGAAGAGAGCATTGTTTGAAGCAGCCAATTTTTCAGGTTGGACCTTAGAAAATGG GTATGAATTTCAGCTTATCCAAGAGATCATTAAGGAGGCCTCTGAAAAGCTAAACCACACCATTTTGCACATTGCTGAATACCCAGTTGGAATAGAGACTCGCATATCAGAAGTGATGCCCCTTTTGCATATTGAACCAGGTGAAGATATTCGTGTCATTGGAATCCATGGACTTGGAGGCATAGGTAAGACAACAATTGCAGGGGCGATATACAACTTGATTGCTGACCAGTTTGAAGCTACAAGTTTCCTTGCTGACATAAGAGAAAGTTCAAATCAAAGACAAGGCTTAGTGCAACTTCAAGAATCACTTCTTTTTGATACAGTTGGGGACAAGAACATCAAGCTGGGAAGCATTTACAAAGGAATCCCTATTATCAAGAAAAGGCTTTGTTGCAAAAAAGTACTTTTGGTTATTGATGATGTTGACAAGTTGGAGCAGCTTCAAGCACTGGCAGGAGGACGCGATTGGTTTGGTTTTGGAAGTGTGATCATTATAACAACAAGGGATAAGCACTTGCTGGCTGCTCATCAGGTTGACAAAACctatgaagtaaagaaactaaACCATGGTGAAGCTTTTGAACTGTTCACTTGGAGTGCCTTCAAAAGGAAGGCACCTGATGCAGGCTATTTGGAGATTTGTAACCGTGTGGTTCTCTATGCTGAGGGGCTTCCATTGGCTTTGAAAGTAATGGGGTCTACTTTGTTTGGTAAAACAGTGGCAGAGTGGAAATCTGCTCTGGGAAAATATGAAAAGATTCCCAGCAGAGAGGTTCAGAATGTACTAAGAGTAACCTATGATAATCTAGAAGAGAATGAGAAGGAAATTTTCCTTGATGTAGCTTGCTTCTTCAAGGGGGAGACAGTGGAGTATGTAGAGAAGACACTGCAAGCTTGTGGTTTTTATCCAACATTTGGCATCAGTGTACTTATTGATAGATCTCTTGTTAGTATTGATGAATATAACAGATTGAGAATGCATGATCTGATACAAGACATGGGTAGGGAAATCGTTAGAGAAGTTTCACCAATAGAGCCTGGAAAAAGGAGTAGATTGTGGCATCATGAAGATGTTTTTGAAGTACTCACTGAAAATACT GGGACTTATAGAATTCAAGGCATGATGGTGGACCTCCCTGATGACTATATGGTACACTTGAAAGATGATTCCTTCAAGAAGATGAAAAATCTTCAGATTCTTATAGTTAGAAATGGACACTTTTTTGGAAGCCCCCAACATCTTCCAAACAACTTAAGGTTGCTGGATTGGATGAAATATCCTTCATCTTTGCCATCTACTTTTCAACCAAAGAAACTTGTTGTGCTCAACTTGTCAGGAAGTCGTTTTACAATGCAAGAGCCATTCAAG TATTTGGATTCCTTGACTTCTATGGACTTGAGTTCCTGTGAATTGTTGACAAAACTACCTGAAATTTCAAGAGTCCCTAATTTGACAGAACTAAATCTTGACTATTGTACAAATttagaagaacttcatgaatcTGTTGGATTCCTTGAGAAACTTGTTGAGTTCAGGGCTTATGGATGCACTAAGCTTAAGGTTTTTCCAAGTGCCATCAGGTTGACATCATTGAGAAGTCTTATCCTTAATTGGTGCTCAAGCCTTCAAAATTTTCCTGCTATTTTGGGGAAAATGGATAACCTCATGTCCCTTTCTATAGAAGGCACTGGTATAAAAGAGTTGCCTCCTTCCATTGGAAACCTTTCTGGTCTTCAAGAATTTAGCATGACATCTTGCTTAAACCTCAAGGAACTTCCTCACAACTTTGATATGCTTCAAAGTCTTACAAACCTTGATATGGATGGCTGTCCACAACTTAGAAACTTTTTGACAAAGTTGACAAATATGGGAGAACCTACCCTTACCTTTGGTAACATTCAGTCACTGAATCTAGAAAACTGTGGCCTTGTAGATGAAGATCTTCCCATAATTTTCAATAGTTTCCCAAAATTAGCATCAGTAGTACTCtcagaaaataattttgtatctCTTCCAAGCTGCATCCAAGAATGTCCTTGCTTGGAATTACTTCACTTGGACAACTGTAAGAAACTCCAAGAAATTCCAGCATTTCCTCCTAACATGCAATACATTAATGCAAGAAATTGCACATCATTGACTGCAGAGTCATCCAATTTATTATTGAACAAG GAAACTTTTGAGGGATGGGAGTTACAGGTTATGGTGCCTGGAACAAGGGTTCCAGCATGGTTTGACCATGTCACCAAAGGAGAATATATGACATTTTGGGTGCGAGAAAAGTTTCCAGTTATTATCATATGCTTTGCTCTTGAGGTTGAGAGTGAGATGAAGAAGACTTTTAACTGTGAAATTCGATTTTATATAAATGGTGAGGAAGTTTATGAATTGGAAATTCCAAGAGGCTTTTCAGATATGGTGACAGATCATGTGTGGCTCTATGACTTGAGAACTCATTCATCCATCCACTGGCCTAGTCTTGATTTATATCTGATGGATGGCTGGAATCAGGTTGAGATTTCATGTGAGAAGATAAGTGGAGCATCAAATGTGAGTGTGAGTTGGTGTGGAGTTCATGTGTGTAAGCAAGAAGCTAACATGGAGGACATACTACTTACAGATCCTGATGCAGATTTAGATTCAGAGAGTGAAAAAAGCATCAGGTCAACACAAGATTCCCAATATTGCAGAAGAGTAGATGATAACTGCTACATTTTCAATAACTTGGAGGGTTGTGAGACACCTGATATAGCTGCATGCCACACTGGAACTGATCAGAACCAAGATAAGaatttattgcatgaaaagacaTTGAATGGTGTTACCAAAGATTCAATGTTATCATTGCCTCATGAAGATATTGGTGGTGTCAAGG CTTCTGGATCAAACATGCTAGTTTCTGATCATCTAGTGAAAGCTCAACCACAATCCCAAGTCACAAGCTTTACACAGACACCTCAAAACAGTAACAGATCCACCATGGTGCTGCCAACAACAGTTGAGTTCTTGGAAAATCAAACCAGCTTGTTGACTATAGATGATGGAGACATGGAGGCATTTTATGCTGTTCTGGATGATGAGATCTCTGTGGTGTCACTTAACAATGACTTCATAGTGGTTTCTGAATTGGCCAACAAAAGGCCAAGTGAAGAGACAAAGAAAGCATTGAAGACACTTCAAGACTGTGTCACCAAACAGTTTTCTGCTCTGTTGGGCCCTGATGAATACAGTACAATGAAAGATACCTTAGAGTACCTCACAAATTTACCAGCAGAAGATGGAATATCAGTGGAAATAAGATCATTGATAATACAAGTTTCAAGACAGTTCACTGATTGGAGTAGGGATTACACATGTGAGAGCAAGAAAATGGAGTCCACCACAGCAAAGTTGTTGAAAGCTGATGAACTAGAAAAGTGTCTTGAAGCTAACAAGATACACTTCAAGGAAGTGGTGTGCATGGAAAATGAGTTGTGCAATGAGTTGGCCTATTTGGAAGAAAGAAAGAGGGAGCTAGAAGAGCAAATAAATGGTG